ACGAAGATGCCGAAGATCAGCATGCCGATGGTGCCGATGCCGAGCACCAATGCGAGGGTGAGGATCGCACCCTCGCTCTGCACCTTGGCGCCCGAGACGAAGCCGCCCGCGCTCATGATCGCGGTGACCCCGGCGACCGCGGCCGATTGCGTCAGCTTGCGCACGAAGGTCATGACGCCCGCGAACGCGCCCTCGCGGCGGCGGCCGGTGACGATCTCGTCGACATCGGCCATGTAGTTGTAGGTCGCCCAGGGGATGTAGTTGAGCGCGCCGCGGCCGAGCCCGGCAAAGATGATCGGCACCCACAGCAGCCAGTCGCCCGAGCGCACGCCCATGTTCCACATCACCAGCAGCGTGACCACGCCGATCGCGAAGCTGATCGCGGCGAGCTGATAGGCGCGCGACGGCGAGGAGCGCAGCGCGAGGTTGATCGCGATCAGCACCGCGACGAACTGGACGATGTACATCGTCCCGAGCAGCGAGGAGGCGACGGTGATCGATCCCGCCAGTGCGAACACCACGAAGAAGGTGAAGGCGGCGTTGAATACGTCCTGGCTGATATAGCCGCCGAGATACATGCCGAGATGGAGGCGGAAGGCGCGGATGCGCAATGTCGAGAAGAGGTTGCGGTAGAGCGCCTTGATCGCCGCGCCGACGCTGGGTTTCGCCTCGCCCGGTGGGCGCAGCGCCGCGACCTCGGACGGCGGCCGCTCCCAGCTCAGCAGGAACAGCAAGGCGGCGGTGATCATGAACAGGATCGAGAAGAGGATGCCCATGTAGAGGAAGGTGTCGGCGCTGTCCTTGCCGAGCGATTCGATCAGCATCGCGGGCAGGAAACCGGCGAGGATCGCGCTCGCCTGGGCGAAGAGGATGCGGATGCCGGCGAACTTGGCCTTGGTCTTGTAGTCCTTGCCCATCTCCGCCGCGAGCGTCTCGTACGGGATGATCTCCATCGCATAGACCAGCTCGAACAGGACATAGGTGACGAGGTAGAACCAGAAGCCCTGCCCGGCGATCCACATGATCGCGAAGGAGGGCAGCAGCGGGATCGCGGCGAGGATGAAGAAGCGCCGCCGCCCGAATTTCCGCCCGAGCCAGCTATTCCCCATATTGTCCGAGATGTGGCCGATGATCGGCGAGGCGATCGCATCGAGCACGCGTGCGACGGTGAAGATCAGCCCCGCTTGCCACGCCTCGAGCCCGCAGAAGGTGGTGTAGAAGAACAGCACCCACCCGCTGATGACCGCCATCGAGCCCGCGCCGAGGACGTCGTTCGCGCCATAGGCGGCGTAATTGTACCAGCGGACCGGGCGGGTGCCGGTGGGGGCAAAGGCGCCGGTGATGGCCATTTCATATCCTCTTCAAGCCACGGGGCCGCCTGCGCCTCTTACCGGACGCTGGGCGGCCGAAAGATCAGTCGCAGATGCGCAGGAATTCGGCGAGCGCCAGCACCGCAAGGCTCTGGCCATAGGGCATCGAGGTCAGCGGGATGTCCTTGTAGAATTGCAGCGTGTCGCCCATCGCGGTGCCGAACGAGACCTGGCGGAGTTCGCCGGCGTCGTCGATGTTCGCGAGCACGCCCTGGATCGCCTTGATCCCGACCGGCTTGTACTCGGCCGGCAGATAGCCCTTCCGCACCGCCTTCAGGATGCCATAGGCGAAGCCCGCGGTCGCCGACGCCTCGAGATAGCTGGTCGGGTCCACCACCAGCGTGTGCCACAGGCCGCCCTCATGCTGCGTCTCGGCCAGCGTCTTCACCTGCGCCGCGAGCGTATCGATCAGGAAAATGCGCAGCGCGTCGCCTTCGGGCAGGTCGAGGATCTCGATGATCTCGGGGATGGCGATCGTCACCCAGCAATTGCCGCGCGCCCACAAGGCTTCCGCGAAATTGTGGCGGCCGTTGAAGTCCCAGCCGTGGAACCACAGGCCGGTCTTCTTGTCGAAGAGATATTTGATGTGGACGAGGAACTGGCGCTTGGCCTCCTCGACATAATGCGGCCGGTCGAGCAGCAGCCCGATCTTGGCGAGCGGGAGCACCGACATCATCAGCGTGTCGTCCCACAGCTCGCCGGGATTCTCGTCATTATAGACGATGTGCTGGAAGCCGCCGTCCTCGGTCTTGGGCAGGCCGTCGGCCGCCATCAGCCATTCGGCCCATTCGTCGAGATAGGGGATGTTGGCCGGATCGGGCTCGCGCTCGTGGAGATAGGCGAGGGTGATGAAGGGCGCGACGGTGTTGATGTTCTTGGTCGTCTGACCTTCGGCGAAGCGGTCGGCGAACCACTGCTTGATGATACCGAGCGCCTTGGCGTCGCCGGTCTGCTCGTAATAGCGCCACATGCCGAACAGGCCGATGCCATGGGTCCATTCCCAGCCGGCCCAGCCCTTGGTGTCGATGATCCGGCCGTCTTCCAGATGCAGCAGGAATTCGCCGGTCTCGTCCTTGATGTTGACGAGATTGTCCATCAGCAGGTCGATCTTCGACGTCACCTCCAGGCGGTGAACGTCATGATTCAGGGCGGCCACTCAACTTCTCCTGTTCGATTGCATGCGGTTGCGCACCGCGCGGTTCATTCATGCGAGATGGAACATGGGCTCGAGCGGCCACTCGCGCGGCCGGTTGCCGGGCTCGACCTCCATGAGGTCGGCCATGTGGTCCCACCAGCGCCGCATCACGGGTTGGTCGGGGAGCGTGTCGCGCTGGTTGTCGGGGCTTAGCTTCAGCGTCGCGAACAGCGCGCCGGTCGCGGGGTCGAGGAAGATGCGGTAGTCGCTGATCCCCGCATCCTTGAGCAGCGCGACGAGCTCCGGCCAGATCTCGTCATGCCGGCGGCGATACTCCGCCGCCATGCCTGGCTTGAGCTGCATGCGAAACGCAAGCGCCTCCGGCTCCATCTGGCTCTCCTGTCCCCTTTGCCCCTATCCCTATGCCGCACGGGACGAGGCTTGAACAGTCATATTTTGAGAGTTGATCCCGTATTATGAGATCGAATCGAGCTTCTGGCGCCGCAGCCAGTCCTCGAACAGATCGGGCCAGAAATGGCCAGGGCCGGTGGGGTCGCCGGGCTTGCCGAATCCATGGCCGCCGACGTCGAACACGTGCAGTGCGCTCGGCACTTTCCTGGCACGCAGGGCGGAGAAGAGCATCAGGCTGTTCTCCGCGGGCACGGTGCGGTCGTCGGCCGCGACGGTGACGAAGCTCGGCGGCATGTCGGCGGGGATATTCTGCTCGACCGACCAGCGCGCGATCCGTTCGGGCGTCGGGTCCTGGCCGATCAGGTTGCGGCGCGAGGGAGCGTGGGCGTAGGGCGCGGTCATCGTGACCACCGGGAAGAACATGCCGGCGAAGTCGGGACGGGCGGGTGTCCGGTCGAGCGCGTCGAGCGGGGCGTAGCTGGTCTCGGCGAAGCGGCTGGCGAGGGTTCCCGCGACATGGCCCCCGGCCGAGAAACCGATCACCCCGGTCCTGACGCCGGGCCCGGCCTCGCGCGCGAGCATGCGGAAGGCGCGCTGCGCATCCTGGAACGGCGCGTCCGGGCCGGCCGCCCAGCCGTCATAGGGCAGGCGATAGATCAGCGTGCCGACGAGGAAGCCGCGGCTGGCGAGGAAGCGCGCCATGCCGCCACCGCTCGGCGCGGAGGCGACGCGTTCATAGCCGCCGCCGGGGGCCATCAGCAGCGCATAGCCGTTCGGTTTCACCGGGCGGACGATGCCGAGCGTCGGCTGAGTCACACCGTACCACGCGACATCCTCCGGCCCGGAGGTGGCGCTGCGCGGCACGGCGCGCTGCTGCACGGTGACCTTCTCGCCGCCGGGCGCGCGATCGGGCCAGAGCGGGACGATTTGCGCAGGGGCAAGGGCCGGGTCCGCGGCCTGAGCCAAAGCGGGAAGGGCGACGCTGGCAGAGCCGGCGGCGAGCAGGTTGCGGCGGTTGATCATCAATTCCCCTCCGGCCGGCGGTCGCTATGCAATCCGCTCGCAGGCAGCGCGAACTGCTCGGGCGGAAGCGGGCGCGCCGGGTCATAGCTTCGTGCTTCGGGCACGACATGCTGCGCGATGTCCGGCGCTGCAGCGCCGAGCCGCGACGCGACCATGCGCGCGAGCTCATAGGCGCCGTAGTTGTTGTGATGAGTCTTGTCCTTGCCGCCGTCGTTGAACGCGAGCGGCGCGCGCCCCGGGCCGAGCGCTTCGTAGAAGGCGATCGTCATCGGCGTGAGGTCGATCAGCGCGACGTCGTCCTCGCGCGCGACGCGGCGCACGGCCTCGGGGTAGTCGCCATGGCTCGGCTTGATCCTGCCCGCATCGTCGAAGTTGCGCCGTTCGGGCGAGGTGACCAGCACCGGCGTCGCGCCGCGGCGGCGCGCCTCAGCGACATAGGCGCGCAGATAGGCGGGGAAGGTGTTGGCCGGATCGGCATAGGTCTGCGGCCATTGCGCTTTCTGGTCGTTATGGCCGAACTGGATCAGCAGCACGTCGCCCTTGCGCATGTGCGACAGCGCCTTGTCGAGGCGCAGTCCGGTGAGGAAGGATTTGAGCGTCTCGCCCGATTTGGCGTGGTTGGCGACCGCGACCCTATCATCGAGGAAGCGCGGCAGCATCTGTCCCCAGCTCGCTGCCGGCTCGGCGCGCTGGTCGGTGACGGTCGAATCGCCGACGAGATAGAGGGTCGGCACGTCGGCAGGCTCGATCGCAACGCGGCTGACATGCTGCGACGCGCCGAGGAACTCGAGCGTCAGCCGGTCGTCCCAGGTCGCGGTGGCGGCTTCGCCGTCGGGCAGGCGAACGGCGGTGCCGCCGGGCGCGTTCTCGGGCGGCGGGGTCAGCTGCGGCGTGCGGATGTTGACGACGAAGCTGCGCGTCACGGTGCGGCCAGCGGGCGTGCGCACCGCTTCGAGCATCAGCCGCCGGGCTTCAGCCTTCACCGTGGTCTCCGAGGGCTGCTTGCCACCGAGCACGAGCGTCACCCGGTAATTGCCCTCGGGCAGCTTGACCGAAAAGCGCTGGGCGTCCTCCCAGCCATAACCGCGCATCGCATCGTAGGGCGTGTCGGCGGCAACCATGACATGGCCCTGGGCTGCGCGGTCGAACGCGAACCGCGCGGTCTGCGCGGCGGCAGGCAGCGCGAGCGACAAAGTGAGCATGGCGATCAACAATCTCATGGAGGTCCGCTCTGCGAAGGAAGCGCCGGTCGCGCCGTATCTGGTCAGGCCAATCCGCTATAGCTTCGGCCGCGCGTCAACCGGAATCGTTCATATCCCGGTCCGGGCCACCACCCGGCTGCGCTGCGCGTCGAAATCCGCTTCGGCCTGCTTCATCAGTTCGAGCCGGGTCGCATCGAGCAGATCGTCGGTAACGCGGCGCAAATGGCTGCGCATCGCCTCGCGCGCGGCCTGCGGATCATGCGCTTCGAGCGCCTCCAGAATGAGCCGGTGTTCGGCCACCCGCGGCATCACGCCTTCGCGGCGCGCCTGGGCGAACATGCGGATGCACAAGGGCGAGCGTTCGCGCACGTCCCACAGCGTCTCGATCGCGGAGCGGATCAGCGTGTTCCCGGTCGCCTCGGCGATCGCGAGGTGGAAACGCCGGTCGGCATCGACCGCCTCGGGCGCGTCGGCGTCATGCTCCATCACTTCGAGCAGATGCCGCAGCTCGGCCAGCGTCCCGCCATCGATCGAGGCCGCGGCGAGCGCCGCCGCCTCGCCCTCGAACAAGGTGCGCGCTTCGATCAGCTCGAACGCGCCGACGTCGAGCTCGGCCTCCGCATCACCGCGCGACGGCGGCGCCTGGGTCACGTAGATGCCCGATCCCTTGCGCGCCTCGACCAGCCCGCGCATCTCCAGCGCGATCATCGCTTCGCGGATCGTCGGGCGGCTGACGGCGAATTCCTCGGCAAGGTCGCGCTCGCTGGGCAGGCGCGCGCCGGGCGCGAAGCGGCCGTCGGCGATCGCGGTTGCGACCTGCTCGGCGATCCGCTGATAGAGTTTCTGGGCAGGCATCGTCATCGCCGCAATTTCCCTCACCGGCCGCGGCGAGACAAGCGAAAAGCTGCTCGACCATTTGGCCTTGCCAATTTGCGGCGGCTGCTCAACAATGTGAGACATTGTTCCGTATTGCGGAAAATGGACGAACGGGGAGGGTGTATGCGGAGTCTGGCGGCCGGCAGCTTGTTGGCGACTGCGGTGCTGGCGCCGGCGGGCGGGGCGCTCGCGCACGACGCCTCGCGCGTCGTGGCGTCGGACCGGCAGACCTACAATCTCAACCCCGGATGGCGGACGGTGACCGGCGACGTCGCGGGTGCCGAGCAGCCGGAGTTCGACGATGCCGGCTGGCAGCGCGTGACGCTGCCCAACGCCTTCAACGAGAAACAGGCGTTCGCGCGCGACATCCGCGAGCTTTCGACCGGCATCACTTGGTACCGCAAGCGGATCGCGCTGCCGGCCGGCGAGGCCGGGCGCAGGGCCTTCCTCGAGTTCGAGGGCGTGCGCCAGGCGGCCGAAGTGTGGGTCAATGGCGAGCCGGTCGCACTGTCCGAACATGGCGCGATGGCGTTCGGCGCCGATATCACCGATGCGCTGCGGCCGGGCGAGAATGTGATCGCGGTGCGGGTCGATAATGACTGGCGCTACAAGGAGCGCGCGACGGGCAGCGGCTTCCAGTGGAACGACCGCAACTTCAACGTCAACTATGGCGGCATCACCCGGAATGTCCGGCTGCATCTGACCGGCCCGGTCTATCAGACGCTGCCCTTGTGGTCGGGGCTCGGCACCATCGGCCAATATGTCTGGGCCGATCAGTTCGACATCCCGCGCCGTGCGGCGACGGTCCATGCGGAAACGCAGGTGCGCAGCGCGGCCGGCGCCGATCGCCGCGTAACGCTACGGGTCGAGGTGCGCGACCACGAGGGCAAGCGCATCGCCAGCTTCGACGGGACGCCGGCCGTGGTGAAGGTGGGCGAGACGCGCAGCCTGTCGGCTTCGCGCCGCCTGACCGGGCTCAATTTCTGGAGCTGGGGCTATGGCTATCTCTACACCGTCACCACCAGCCTGATCGAGAACGGCAAGCCGATCGACAGCGTCGACACCGTCACCGGCTTCCGCCAGACCAAATTCGCCGACGGCATGGTCGAATTGAACGGCCGCGTGATCCAGATGCACGGCTATGCCCAGCGCACCTCGAACGAGTGGCCCGCGGTCGGCGTCTCGATCCCGCCCTGGATCAGCGATTTCTCCAACGCGCTGCTGGTCGAGAGCGGCGGCAACCTCGTCCGCTGGATGCACATCGCGCCGTCCAAGCAGGACGTCGAATCCGCCGACCGTGTCGGCCTGATCCAGGCGATGCCGGCCGGGGACGCCGAGCATGACGTCGAGGGCCGCCGCTGGGAACAGCGCAAGGAGGTGATGCGCGACGCGATCATCTACAACCGCAACAACCCCTCGATCCTGTTCTACGAGGGCGGCAACGAGAGCATCAGCGAGGCACACATGGCCGAGCTGAAGGCGATCCGCGACCAGTACGACCCCAAGGGCGGCCGCGCGATCGGCTCGCGCGAGATGCTCGACAGCAAGACCGCCGAATATGGCGGCGAGATGCTCTACATCAACAAGAGCGCGAAGCACCCGATGTGGGCGATGGAATATAGCCGCGACGAGGGCGCGCGCGCCTATCAGGACGAGTTCACCCCGCCCTTTCACAAGGATTCGCCCGATTACAACCGCAACCAGGACAGCCACGCGGCCGAGGATGTCCGCCGCTGGTGGGACTATTACCGCGTGCGTCCCGGCACCGGGAAGCGCGTGAGCTCGGGCGGGGTCAACATCATCTGGTCGGACAGCAACACGCATTTCCGCGGCGACAACAACTATCGCCGCTCGGGCGAGGTCGATGCGGTGCGCCTGGCCAAGCAGGGCTTCTACGCACACCAGGTGATGTGGAACGGCTGGGTCGATCCCGAGAAGCACGCGACGCACATCATCGGCCACTGGAACTATGCCCCGGGCACGGTGAAGGACCAGATGGTGGTCTCGAACGGCGAGAGCGTCGAGCTGTTCCTCAATGGCCGCTCGCTGGGCAAGGGAGTGCGCAGCCATGGCTTCCTGTTCACCTGGCCCAAGCTCGCCTGGCAGGCCGGCACGCTGCGCGCGGTGGCGACGCACGCCGACGGCCGCAAGTCGGAGTACAGCCTGGAGACGGCCGGCGAACCAGCCGCGCTCAAGCTCACCCCGCGCACCAGCCCGCGCGGCTTCGTGATGGACGGGGCGGACATCGCATTGGTCGATGTCGAGGTGGTCGACGCCAAGGGCCGCCGCGTGCCGACGGCCTACAACAAGGTTTCGTTCGATCTCGCCGGTCCCGCCGAATGGCGCGGGGGCATCGCGCAGGGCGATTCGACCGGCAAGGTGCGGCCGGACAAGCCCGTCGCGCAGGAATCGATTCCCGGCACCACCAGCCATCCGGGCACCGCGCGCGGCGAGGACAATTATGTGCTGGCGCGCGAGCTACCGGTCGAAGCGGGCGTCAACCGCGTGCTGCTCCGCGCGGGAACGCAGGCGGGCAGCGTCCGGGTGATCGCGAAGGCCGATGGGCTGAAGTCTGCGGAGATCACCGTTCCCGTGGTGATGCCCAAGGCGCCGTCGGGCGGCCTCTCGCTCGATTTTCCCGAAGCGCATCAGCGCGGCCACCTCACCCGCGGCCCGACGCCAGCGACGCCGTCCTATCGCGTGACGCGGACGACTTATGTGCCGATCCAGGTCGCGACGGGCGGGAACCCCGCCGATGCCGGGCTTACGATCGACGACAACGAGCTGTCACGCTGGTCGAGCGACGGCAAGCCCGGCACGGCGTGGATCGAATATCGCTTCGACAAGCCGGTGACGCTCAGCGAGGTCGAGTTGAAGCTCGTCGGCTGGCGCACGCGCGCCTACCCGCTGCGCATCCTGCTCGACGGCAAGACTGTGTGGGAAGGCACGAGCGAGAAGAGCCTCGGCTATATCGGCGTCGCCTTCACGCCCGCGACGGGGCGGGTGCTGCGCATCGTCCAGACCGGACCAAGCGCCGATCGCGATGCCTTCGGAAACATCGTAGAGCTCAGCACCGCGCGGCAGGCGGGCGACACCGGCGCCAACGAAGTGTCGCCGGGCTGGCGGCTCGGCATCGTCGAGGCGGACTTCCACGGGCCGGTCGCGGCGCGCGGCAGCAAATAGCGAAAAGGGGGCGGGGCGGCTGACGGTAAAGGGGCAAAAGCCCTAGCCGCAGCCGCCCTTGCGCAGCGCCCCGCTCACCAGCTCCACATCGTTCCGTCCTCGAGCCGCGCGACGGGTAGATAGGCGGGCTTGTAGGGATATTTGGCGGCCAGCGTCTCGTCGATGTCGACGCCATGGCCGGGGGTCTCGCCGCAGTGCAGGTGGCCGTCCTCAAACCGGTAGTCGTGCGGGAAGACCGCGTCGGTCTCCTCGGAATGGCGCATATATTCCTGGATGCCGAAATTGGGCACCCAGGTGTCGAAGTGCAGCGCGGTGCCCATGGTGACGGGCGACAAGTCGGTCGCGCCGTGGCACCCGGTGCGCACCTGATAGAGGCTGGCGAGATCGGCGATGCGGCGCAGGTGCGTGAGGCCGCCCGCGCCGACGATGGTCGCGCGGATATAGTCGATCAGCTGGTTCTGGATCAGCTCCTTGGCGTCCCAGATCGTGTTGAAGATCTCGCCCACCGCAAGCGGGGTGACGGTGTGCTGGCGGACCAGCTTGAACGCCTCCTGGTTCTCGGCGGGCGTCACGTCCTCCAGCCAGAAGAGCTGATAGGGCTCGAGCATCTTGCCGAGATTGGCGGCCTCCTGCGGCGTGTAGCGATGGTGGCCGTCATGCAGCAGGTGATGGTCGAAGCCATAGGTCGCGCGCAGCTTGTCGAACAGCTTGGGGACGTAGTTCAACGACTTGCGCGTGTCCCAGCCAGTGACGCTGGGCAGCGCCGCATCGGCGGGCTCGTAATATAGGGTGCCGCGGCCGACCCCGTAAGCGTCCTTGATGCCAGGCACTCCGGTCTGGGCGCGGATCGCCTTGTAGCCCATGTCGATATAGCGGCCGACCGCTTCGACCGTCGTGTCGATGTCCGATCCGTTGGCGTGGCCATAGACCATCACCCGCTCGCGGCTGCGGCCGCCGAGCAGCTGGTAGAGCGGCATGCCCGCCATCTTGGCCTTGATGTCCCACAGCGCCACGTCGACCGCGGCGATCGCGCGCATCGTCACCGGCCCGCGCCGCCAATAGGCGCCCTTGTAGAGATACTGCCAGATGTCCTCGATCCGGCGCGGGTCCATGCCGATCAGGCAGGGGACGACATGATCCTGAAGATAGGAGACCACCGACAGCTCGCGGCCGTTGAGCGTCGCGTCGCCGATGCCGTAGACGCCCTGATCGGTCTCGATCTTGAGCGTCACGAAATTGCGCCCGGGGCAGGTTACGATGACTCGAGCGGCGGTGATCTTCATGATTTGATGCGTTCCAATTGATGCGGCAAAGATGCTTAGCATCTACCTTGCCAATATCAATGATATTGGTAAGGCCAAATTGCAGTTTTGAGGAGTTTCCCCATGCGTCCCCTGGCACTCGATCCCGACCGGCTGTTTCCTGCCGACCCGACGACGCGCGGCATCGCGCGGGGGCTGTATGCGCAGATCGCCGATCTGCCCATCGTCAGTCCGCACGGCCATACCGATCCGGCCTGGTTCGCCACCGATGCCGCGTGGGAGAATGCGACCGAGCTGTTCCTCGCGCCCGACCATTATGTCTTCCGCATGCTCTACAGTCAGGGCGTCGATCTCGACGCGCTGCGCGTGCCGCGGCGCGACGGGGTGCCGGCGACCGATCCGCGTGCGGCGTGGCGGCTGTTCGCGAGCAACTATCATCTGTTTCGCGGTACGCCCTCGCGGATGTGGCTCGACCATGTGTTCGCCGAGGTGTTCGGGATCGACCGGCTGCTCGATAGCAGCACCGCCGATCATTATTACGACACGATCAACGCGGCGCTGGCGACCCCGGGATACCGCCCGCGTGCGTTGTTCGAGCGGTTCAAGATCGACTTCCTCGCGACCACCGAGGGCGCTGACGACCCGCTCGAGCATCACGCGGCGATCCGCAAGTCGGGCTGGGGCGGCCGGGTCGTCACCACCTATCGCCCGGATTCGGTGATCGATGTCGAGCATGAGGCGTTCAAGGGCGCGCTCGAGGCGTTCGCCAACCTCACTGGCGAGGATGTGCACAGCTGGCAGGGCTATCTCGCCGCGCACCGCAAGCGCCGCGCCGACTTCCGCGTCGCGGGGGCGACCGCGACCGACCATGGCTTCGCCACCGCGCAGACCGCCAATCTCTCGGCCACCGAGAGCGAGGCGCTGTTCGGCCGCATCGTCGGCGGCAAGTGGGATGCGGCCGACGCCGAGCTGTTCCGCGCGCAGATGCTGACCGAAATGGCGAAGATGAGCGTCGAGGACGGGATGACGATGCAGATCCATCCCGGTTCCTGCCGCAACCACAATGCCGAGCTGTTCCACAGCCATGGCCGCGACAAGGGCGCCGACATCCCGATGCGCACCGACTATGTGCAGGCGCTGAAGCCGATGCTCGACGTGGTCGGCAACGAGCCCGACCTGACGGTGATCCTGTTCACGCTCGACGAGAGCACTTACGCGCGCGAGCTCGCGCCGCTCGCGGGC
This is a stretch of genomic DNA from Sphingomonas sp. BT-65. It encodes these proteins:
- the uxaC gene encoding glucuronate isomerase, which codes for MRPLALDPDRLFPADPTTRGIARGLYAQIADLPIVSPHGHTDPAWFATDAAWENATELFLAPDHYVFRMLYSQGVDLDALRVPRRDGVPATDPRAAWRLFASNYHLFRGTPSRMWLDHVFAEVFGIDRLLDSSTADHYYDTINAALATPGYRPRALFERFKIDFLATTEGADDPLEHHAAIRKSGWGGRVVTTYRPDSVIDVEHEAFKGALEAFANLTGEDVHSWQGYLAAHRKRRADFRVAGATATDHGFATAQTANLSATESEALFGRIVGGKWDAADAELFRAQMLTEMAKMSVEDGMTMQIHPGSCRNHNAELFHSHGRDKGADIPMRTDYVQALKPMLDVVGNEPDLTVILFTLDESTYARELAPLAGHYPCLRLGPSWWFHDSPEGMRRFREMTTETAGFYNTVGFNDDTRAFFSIPARHDVARRVDCAFLARLVAEGRMQDWEAAELAYELTNGLVRKAYKLDNFAPATREAA